A genomic segment from Frateuria edaphi encodes:
- the serC gene encoding 3-phosphoserine/phosphohydroxythreonine transaminase yields MGRVWNFSAGPAALPQAVLEQAQRELLDWQGSGASVMEQSHRGKRFIAMAEQAEADLRELLEVPDDYAVLFLQGGATQHFAQIPMNLAGPNDTADYVLSGHWSEKAAGEAAPYLRVNVAASSKVDGYLHLAPRREWQLDPQAAYVHYTPNETIHGVEFHDVPEVGDVPLVADMSSNILSGPLDVRRFGLIYAGAQKNIGPSGLVLMIVCRDLLARPGRPMARIFRYAEHAAAGSMLNTPNTFGWYLAGLTFQWLKGQGGLAVMGERNRAKAALLYGAIDGSDGFYRNPIAPASRSRMNVPFTLHDGTLDAAFLAESEAAGLLALKGHKALGGMRASLYNAVPLEAVEALVAFMRDFARRHG; encoded by the coding sequence GTGGGCAGGGTCTGGAACTTCAGTGCGGGGCCGGCGGCATTGCCGCAGGCGGTGCTCGAGCAGGCGCAGCGCGAACTGCTGGACTGGCAGGGCAGCGGTGCCTCGGTGATGGAACAGTCCCACCGTGGCAAGCGTTTCATCGCCATGGCCGAACAGGCCGAGGCGGACCTGCGCGAATTGCTCGAGGTGCCGGACGACTACGCGGTGCTGTTCCTGCAGGGCGGCGCAACGCAGCACTTCGCGCAGATCCCGATGAACCTGGCCGGCCCAAACGATACGGCCGACTACGTCCTGAGCGGGCACTGGAGCGAGAAGGCCGCCGGCGAGGCTGCGCCTTACCTGCGCGTAAACGTGGCCGCCAGCAGCAAGGTCGATGGCTACCTGCACCTGGCGCCTCGCCGCGAATGGCAACTGGACCCGCAGGCTGCCTATGTGCACTACACGCCCAACGAGACCATCCACGGCGTCGAATTCCACGACGTGCCTGAAGTCGGCGACGTGCCGCTGGTGGCGGACATGTCGTCCAATATCCTGTCGGGGCCGCTGGACGTGCGCCGATTCGGACTGATCTACGCCGGCGCGCAGAAGAACATCGGCCCGTCCGGCCTGGTGCTGATGATCGTCTGCCGCGACCTGCTGGCGCGACCGGGCCGACCGATGGCGCGGATTTTCCGTTACGCCGAGCATGCCGCGGCCGGTTCCATGCTCAACACGCCCAATACCTTTGGCTGGTACCTGGCCGGGCTGACGTTCCAGTGGCTGAAGGGCCAGGGCGGGCTGGCAGTCATGGGCGAGCGCAACCGCGCCAAGGCGGCACTGCTGTACGGGGCGATCGACGGCTCCGATGGTTTCTACCGCAACCCGATCGCGCCGGCCTCGCGCTCGCGCATGAACGTGCCATTCACCCTGCACGACGGCACGCTCGACGCCGCTTTCCTGGCCGAATCGGAGGCCGCCGGCCTGCTTGCGCTGAAGGGCCACAAGGCATTGGGCGGCATGCGTGCTTCGCTTTACAACGCCGTGCCGTTGGAGGCCGTCGAGGCGCTGGTGGCCTTCATGCGCGACTTCGCGCGTCGCCACGGCTAG
- the pheA gene encoding prephenate dehydratase, giving the protein MTEPKESLVRVRDRIDSIDRQIQELISERANWAREVARVKGEGLSAIDYYRPEREAHVLRMVVDRNKGPLSDTEMVRLFREIMSSCLAQEDPLKVGFLGPEGTFSEQAVRKHFGHAAYGLPLGSIEEVFQEVAAGHADFGVVPVENSGQGMIQVTLDMFLTSEARICGEIELRVHQCLLSKAGALTDIRRIFAHAQSLQQCKTWLRINLPEVECVAVSSNAEAARLARHADDAAAIAGKTAGKVYGLKPLAEGIEDRADNTTRFLVIGRSLFPPSGNDRTSLLITVNDKPGALYDVLNPFAKHGVSMNRIESRPAHTGKWQYAFFIDVSGHIDDAPLQAALGDMGPVATQVRVLGSYPVALP; this is encoded by the coding sequence ATGACCGAACCCAAGGAATCGCTGGTCAGGGTGCGCGATCGCATCGACAGCATCGACCGCCAGATCCAGGAGCTGATTTCCGAGCGCGCCAACTGGGCGCGGGAGGTCGCGCGGGTCAAGGGCGAGGGCCTGTCGGCGATCGACTATTACCGGCCCGAGCGCGAAGCGCACGTGCTGCGCATGGTCGTCGACCGCAACAAGGGGCCACTGTCCGACACCGAAATGGTACGGCTATTCCGCGAGATCATGTCCTCCTGCCTGGCGCAGGAGGACCCGCTCAAGGTCGGCTTCCTCGGCCCCGAGGGCACTTTCAGCGAACAGGCGGTGCGCAAGCATTTCGGCCACGCGGCCTATGGCCTTCCGCTGGGAAGCATCGAGGAGGTGTTCCAGGAGGTCGCCGCCGGTCATGCCGATTTCGGCGTGGTGCCGGTGGAAAACTCGGGACAGGGCATGATCCAGGTGACCCTGGACATGTTCCTGACCTCGGAAGCACGCATCTGCGGCGAGATCGAGCTGCGCGTGCACCAGTGCCTGCTGTCGAAGGCCGGTGCGCTGACGGACATCCGGCGCATCTTCGCGCACGCCCAGTCGCTGCAGCAGTGCAAGACCTGGCTGCGGATCAACCTGCCGGAGGTCGAGTGCGTGGCGGTGAGTAGCAACGCCGAAGCGGCGCGCCTGGCCCGGCATGCCGACGACGCGGCAGCCATCGCGGGCAAGACGGCCGGCAAGGTCTACGGCCTGAAGCCGCTCGCCGAGGGCATCGAGGACCGGGCCGACAACACCACCCGATTCCTGGTGATCGGCCGTTCGCTGTTCCCGCCCTCGGGCAACGACCGCACCTCGCTGCTGATTACCGTCAACGACAAGCCCGGTGCGCTTTACGACGTGCTGAACCCGTTCGCCAAGCACGGCGTGAGCATGAACCGCATCGAGTCACGGCCGGCGCACACCGGCAAGTGGCAATACGCGTTCTTCATCGATGTTTCCGGCCACATCGACGACGCGCCGCTGCAGGCAGCGCTTGGGGACATGGGGCCGGTCGCCACGCAGGTGCGCGTGCTCGGTTCCTACCCGGTGGCGTTGCCGTGA